One genomic segment of Amycolatopsis sp. WQ 127309 includes these proteins:
- a CDS encoding amidohydrolase family protein — translation MTRTVFTGGSVFDGTGSDPAAADVAVEHGRIVEVGTDLDGDEGVDCAGAVLLPGLFDCHVHVTVSDIGLLARVQKPFSYQFYEAARNLWATLGLGITTVRDASGADLGIKQAVDDGLIPGPRLQISIGLISQTGGHGDAWSPSGMCVPLLVPHPGRPDATADGPDEMRRVARTLLRAGADVLKVCTTGGVLSPRDDPRHSQFTPEELEVLVAEAAMQGRPVMAHAQGSAGIKNAVRAGVRSIEHGIYLDDEAIELMLGHGTWLVPTLIAPVNVVRAADAGVDLPAAVVSKAREVVEAHRDSVRRAYAAGVRIAMGTDSGVGPHGTNLEELALMAACGMTPGDVLEATTSSAARLMGLDGELGRIEAGMRADLVVVSGDPYDFPGLASNIREVWKDGTRVV, via the coding sequence GTGACTCGCACGGTGTTCACCGGCGGTTCGGTGTTCGACGGCACCGGCTCGGACCCGGCGGCGGCCGACGTCGCCGTCGAGCACGGCCGGATCGTCGAAGTCGGGACGGACCTGGACGGCGACGAGGGTGTCGACTGCGCCGGCGCGGTGCTGCTGCCGGGGCTGTTCGACTGCCACGTGCACGTCACGGTGTCGGACATCGGGCTGCTGGCGCGGGTGCAGAAACCGTTTTCCTACCAGTTCTACGAGGCCGCGCGGAACCTGTGGGCGACGCTCGGGCTGGGCATCACGACGGTCCGCGACGCGTCCGGCGCGGACCTCGGCATCAAGCAGGCGGTGGACGACGGCCTGATCCCGGGCCCGCGGCTGCAGATCTCGATCGGGCTGATCAGCCAGACCGGCGGCCACGGCGACGCGTGGAGCCCGTCCGGGATGTGCGTCCCGCTGCTGGTGCCGCACCCGGGCCGCCCGGACGCGACGGCCGACGGCCCCGACGAGATGCGCCGCGTCGCCCGCACCCTGCTGCGCGCGGGCGCGGACGTGCTGAAGGTGTGCACGACCGGCGGGGTGCTCTCGCCGCGTGACGACCCGCGGCACTCGCAGTTCACGCCGGAGGAGCTGGAGGTCCTGGTCGCCGAGGCGGCGATGCAGGGCCGGCCGGTGATGGCGCACGCCCAGGGGTCGGCGGGCATCAAGAACGCGGTCCGCGCGGGCGTGCGGTCGATCGAGCACGGCATCTACCTGGACGACGAGGCGATCGAGCTGATGCTCGGCCACGGCACGTGGCTGGTCCCGACGCTGATCGCCCCGGTGAACGTGGTCCGCGCCGCCGACGCGGGCGTCGACCTGCCCGCGGCGGTCGTCTCGAAGGCCCGCGAGGTGGTGGAGGCCCACCGCGACTCGGTGCGCCGCGCGTACGCGGCGGGCGTCCGCATCGCGATGGGCACCGACAGTGGCGTCGGCCCGCACGGCACGAACCTGGAGGAACTGGCCCTGATGGCGGCGTGCGGCATGACCCCGGGCGACGTCCTGGAGGCGACGACATCGTCGGCCGCGCGCCTCATGGGCCTGGACGGCGAGCTGGGCCGCATCGAGGCGGGCATGCGGGCGGACCTGGTGGTGGTGTCGGGGGACCCGTACGACTTCCCGGGGCTGGCTTCGAACATCCGTGAAGTCTGGAAGGACGGCACCCGGGTGGTCTGA
- a CDS encoding alpha/beta fold hydrolase, producing the protein MISESRCPVEDGELQVRRGGEGPVLLLIAGGTGSGDAYRALAKHLYEHFTVVTYDRRGHFASTDTTTGPVPVSLQADDALAVLNHVTAAPAQVFGSSAGALIGLDLVARHPDSVTTLVAHEPPAVHLMPDASGWLDAAAEQVRLARSGDLIGAVTRFADAIAGAALPNLPNIRLPHEADWIRLFDRELTPFFDYLPDLRALRRASTEILPVAGEGSRGRYHYQPAKILALELGLPFTETPGAHLAPQRNPAKFAAALRDLLAPDAA; encoded by the coding sequence ATGATCTCGGAAAGCCGTTGCCCGGTGGAGGACGGTGAGCTCCAGGTCCGCCGCGGCGGTGAGGGGCCGGTGCTGCTGCTGATCGCGGGCGGTACCGGATCGGGTGACGCCTACCGGGCGCTGGCGAAGCACCTGTACGAGCACTTCACGGTCGTCACGTACGACCGGCGCGGCCACTTCGCCAGCACGGACACCACGACGGGCCCGGTCCCGGTGTCGCTGCAGGCCGACGACGCGCTGGCGGTGCTGAACCACGTGACGGCCGCGCCGGCCCAGGTGTTCGGCTCCAGCGCGGGCGCGCTGATCGGCCTCGACCTGGTGGCCCGCCACCCGGACAGCGTCACGACGCTGGTCGCGCACGAGCCCCCGGCGGTCCACCTGATGCCGGACGCGAGCGGCTGGCTCGACGCGGCGGCCGAGCAGGTCCGGTTGGCCCGTTCGGGTGACCTGATCGGCGCGGTGACCCGGTTCGCGGACGCGATCGCCGGGGCGGCGCTCCCGAACCTGCCCAACATCCGGCTGCCCCACGAGGCCGACTGGATCCGGCTGTTCGACCGCGAGCTGACACCGTTCTTCGACTACCTGCCGGACCTGCGCGCCCTGCGCCGGGCGAGCACGGAGATCCTGCCGGTGGCGGGCGAAGGCAGTCGAGGCCGGTACCACTACCAGCCGGCGAAGATCCTGGCGCTGGAACTGGGCTTGCCGTTCACGGAGACGCCCGGGGCACACCTGGCACCGCAACGAAACCCGGCGAAGTTCGCGGCGGCGTTGCGGGACCTGCTGGCCCCGGACGCGGCCTGA
- a CDS encoding nitronate monooxygenase family protein yields the protein MKTRLTELTGVRHPVVQTGMGWVAGPRLVSATAEGGGLGILGSATMTFDELETAVKEVKSRTSAPFGVNLRADADDAGRRVDLLIRENVRVASFALAPKKDMIAKLKDHGVVVVPSVGAARHAEKVASWGADAVVVQGGEGGGHTGGVATTLLLPSVLDAVDIPVVAAGGFFDGRGLAAALAYGAAGIGMGTRFLLTRESTVPDAVKQAYLARDLNGTIVTRKVDGLPHRVLRTGLVDGLEAAGTLGGLGRAAANAVRFRRLSGLSWTSLLREGVRMKRSGQRTWAQVLMAANTPMLLRAGLVDGDLGAGVLASGQVVGLLADLPRVGDLIERIVADADGILRGLCA from the coding sequence ATGAAGACGCGGCTGACCGAGCTGACCGGCGTCCGGCACCCGGTCGTCCAGACCGGGATGGGCTGGGTGGCCGGGCCGCGGCTGGTGTCGGCGACCGCCGAGGGCGGCGGGCTCGGCATCCTCGGGTCCGCGACGATGACGTTCGACGAGCTCGAAACCGCCGTCAAGGAGGTGAAGAGCCGGACGTCCGCGCCGTTCGGGGTCAACCTGCGCGCGGACGCCGACGACGCCGGCCGCCGCGTCGACCTGCTGATCCGCGAGAACGTCCGGGTCGCGTCGTTCGCCTTGGCGCCCAAGAAGGACATGATCGCGAAGCTGAAGGACCACGGCGTCGTCGTCGTGCCGTCGGTGGGCGCGGCGCGGCACGCCGAGAAGGTGGCGTCGTGGGGCGCGGACGCCGTCGTCGTCCAGGGCGGCGAGGGCGGCGGGCACACCGGCGGGGTGGCCACGACGCTGCTGCTGCCGTCGGTGCTGGACGCCGTCGACATCCCGGTGGTCGCGGCGGGCGGGTTCTTCGACGGCCGCGGGCTGGCCGCGGCGCTGGCGTACGGCGCGGCCGGGATCGGCATGGGCACGCGGTTCCTGCTGACGCGGGAGAGCACCGTGCCGGACGCCGTCAAGCAGGCCTACCTGGCGCGGGACCTGAACGGCACCATCGTCACCCGGAAGGTGGACGGCCTCCCTCACCGTGTGTTGCGGACGGGCCTGGTCGACGGGCTGGAGGCGGCCGGGACGCTCGGCGGGCTCGGCCGGGCCGCGGCGAACGCCGTCCGGTTCCGGCGGCTGAGCGGGCTCTCGTGGACGTCGCTGCTGCGCGAAGGCGTCCGGATGAAACGAAGCGGGCAGCGGACGTGGGCGCAGGTGCTGATGGCCGCGAACACGCCGATGCTGCTGCGCGCGGGGCTCGTCGACGGCGACCTCGGGGCCGGCGTGCTGGCGTCCGGGCAGGTCGTCGGGCTGCTCGCAGATCTCCCCCGGGTGGGTGACCTGATCGAACGGATCGTGGCCGACGCCGACGGAATCCTGCGCGGGCTGTGTGCTTGA
- a CDS encoding CoA-transferase subunit beta — protein sequence MTRADVAVVACAELFRGDGEILISPMGYVPALGARLARLTFEPDLLLSDGEAYLLESPVGEPVIEGWQPFRKVLDTVVPHGKRHVVMGANQVDRHGNQNISAIGDHEKPKKQLLGVRGGPGNTANHRTSYWVPRHSTRVFVEDVDVVSGVGYARARAAGLRYHDVHRVVTNLGVLDFGGPDHAARLVSAHPGVTVGEVVAATGFPLVTEGVAVSREPTGEELELIARLDPKSLREKEVPE from the coding sequence ATGACGCGCGCGGACGTCGCGGTCGTCGCGTGCGCGGAGCTGTTCCGCGGCGACGGCGAGATCCTGATCAGCCCGATGGGCTACGTCCCGGCGCTCGGCGCGCGGCTCGCGCGGCTGACGTTCGAGCCCGACCTGCTGCTGTCGGACGGCGAGGCCTACCTGCTCGAAAGCCCCGTCGGCGAGCCGGTGATCGAGGGCTGGCAGCCGTTCCGGAAGGTCCTGGACACCGTGGTGCCGCACGGGAAGCGGCACGTCGTGATGGGCGCCAACCAGGTCGACCGGCACGGCAACCAGAACATCTCCGCCATCGGCGACCACGAGAAGCCGAAGAAGCAGCTGCTCGGCGTGCGCGGCGGGCCGGGCAACACGGCCAACCACCGCACCAGCTACTGGGTGCCGCGGCACAGCACCCGGGTGTTCGTCGAAGACGTCGATGTCGTGTCCGGCGTCGGGTACGCGCGGGCACGTGCGGCGGGGTTGCGCTACCACGACGTCCACCGCGTGGTGACGAACCTCGGCGTCCTCGACTTCGGCGGGCCGGACCACGCGGCGCGGCTCGTGTCGGCGCACCCCGGCGTCACGGTCGGGGAGGTCGTCGCGGCGACCGGGTTCCCGCTGGTCACCGAGGGCGTCGCGGTGTCGAGGGAGCCGACCGGCGAGGAGCTGGAGCTGATCGCCCGGCTGGACCCGAAGTCGTTGCGGGAGAAGGAAGTTCCCGAATGA
- a CDS encoding CoA transferase subunit A: MSDKRMSVDDVVGELRDGMTLGIGGWGSRRKPMALIRAILRSPLKELTVVSYGGPDVGLLASAGKLKRLVFGFVTLDSVPFDPWFNRVREAGSIEVTEYDEGILGTGLSAAAQRLPFLPTRAGLGSDVMTFSPSLKTVRSPYADGEELLAVPALRLDAALVHLNRADARGNAQYLGPDPYFDELFALAADKCYVSTEKVIPTSELTATAPVQSLLLNRASVHGVVETPRGAHFTSAAPDYGRDERFQRHYAAAAKDPDAWPAFADRFLAGDETDYQRAVTRFAEEAA; this comes from the coding sequence TTGAGCGACAAGCGGATGAGCGTCGACGACGTCGTCGGCGAACTGCGCGACGGCATGACGCTCGGCATCGGCGGCTGGGGCTCGCGGCGCAAGCCGATGGCGCTGATCCGGGCGATCCTGCGGTCGCCGTTGAAGGAGCTCACGGTCGTCTCGTACGGCGGCCCGGACGTCGGGCTGCTGGCCTCCGCGGGTAAGCTGAAAAGGCTGGTCTTCGGGTTCGTGACGCTCGATTCGGTGCCGTTCGACCCGTGGTTCAACCGGGTGCGCGAAGCCGGGTCGATCGAGGTCACCGAGTACGACGAAGGCATTCTCGGCACCGGGCTTTCCGCGGCGGCGCAACGGCTTCCGTTCCTGCCGACGCGCGCCGGGCTCGGCTCCGACGTCATGACGTTCTCGCCGTCGCTGAAGACCGTCCGCTCGCCGTACGCGGACGGCGAGGAGCTGCTGGCCGTGCCCGCGCTGCGGCTCGACGCGGCGCTCGTGCACCTCAACCGCGCGGACGCCCGCGGCAACGCGCAGTACCTCGGCCCGGACCCGTACTTCGACGAGCTGTTCGCGCTCGCCGCCGACAAGTGTTACGTGTCAACGGAAAAAGTCATTCCCACCAGCGAGTTGACGGCGACGGCACCCGTGCAGAGCCTGCTGCTCAACCGCGCGAGCGTGCACGGCGTCGTCGAAACCCCGCGCGGCGCGCACTTCACGTCCGCCGCACCGGATTACGGCCGGGACGAACGCTTCCAGCGGCACTACGCGGCCGCGGCGAAGGATCCGGACGCCTGGCCGGCGTTCGCGGACCGGTTCCTGGCCGGCGACGAGACGGACTACCAGCGGGCCGTCACGCGGTTCGCGGAGGAGGCGGCATGA
- a CDS encoding enoyl-CoA hydratase family protein, translated as MTVSTHTPEPGIAVVTVTAPPVNALTVRGWFDLAEAIEKAGRDPAVHVVVLRAEGRGFNAGVDIKEIQRDPGYDALIGANEGCAAAFSAVYDCLVPVIVAVQGFCLGGGVGLVGNADIVIAADDAEFGLPEVDRGALGAATHLARLVPQHLMRALYYTASKISAQQLHHHGSVYAVVPREELDATALGVARQIAAKDTRVIRAAKQAINGIDVQPVHRSYRFEQGFTFQLNLAGVSDGARQEFLEKGKP; from the coding sequence ATGACGGTTTCGACGCACACCCCGGAGCCCGGGATCGCCGTGGTCACCGTGACCGCTCCCCCGGTGAACGCGCTGACCGTGCGCGGCTGGTTCGACCTCGCCGAGGCCATCGAGAAAGCGGGCCGCGACCCGGCCGTGCACGTCGTCGTGCTGCGCGCGGAGGGCCGCGGGTTCAACGCGGGCGTCGACATCAAGGAGATCCAGCGCGACCCGGGGTACGACGCGCTGATCGGCGCGAACGAGGGCTGCGCGGCGGCGTTCTCGGCGGTGTACGACTGCCTCGTGCCGGTGATCGTTGCGGTGCAAGGATTCTGCCTCGGCGGCGGCGTCGGGCTGGTCGGGAACGCGGACATCGTCATCGCGGCCGACGACGCCGAATTCGGGCTGCCCGAAGTGGACCGTGGCGCGCTCGGCGCGGCGACGCACCTGGCGCGGCTCGTGCCGCAGCACCTCATGCGCGCCCTGTACTACACGGCGTCGAAGATCAGCGCGCAGCAGCTGCACCACCACGGTTCGGTGTACGCGGTCGTGCCGCGCGAAGAACTCGACGCAACCGCGCTCGGCGTCGCCCGGCAGATCGCCGCGAAGGACACGCGCGTGATCCGCGCGGCGAAGCAGGCCATCAACGGCATCGACGTCCAGCCCGTGCACCGCAGCTACCGGTTCGAGCAGGGGTTCACGTTCCAGCTCAACCTCGCCGGTGTCTCCGACGGCGCCCGGCAGGAATTCTTGGAGAAGGGAAAGCCTTGA
- a CDS encoding SDR family oxidoreductase, which produces MTLELGLDGAVVLVTGGVRGVGLGISHAFEQAGARVVTCARRTPESSPGEAFFPCDIRDPDAVDALVAEIVARFGRLDVLVNNAGGAPFADTSTASPRFHEKVLGLNLLAPLIVSRAANAVMQHQDRGGAIVNISSVSALRPSPGTASYGAAKAGLDNLTSTLAVEWAPKVRVNALDVGMVRTDDGYGDPAALGATVPLGRLAEPAEVGACAVFLASPLASYVSGARLVVHGGGERPAFLGAMEDAMEEKE; this is translated from the coding sequence GTGACACTCGAACTCGGCCTGGACGGCGCGGTCGTCCTGGTGACCGGTGGCGTCCGCGGGGTCGGCCTCGGCATCTCGCACGCCTTCGAACAGGCCGGCGCGCGGGTCGTGACCTGCGCACGGCGTACGCCGGAATCGTCGCCCGGGGAGGCGTTCTTCCCTTGTGACATCCGGGATCCGGACGCCGTCGACGCCCTGGTCGCGGAGATCGTGGCGCGCTTCGGGCGGCTGGACGTCCTGGTGAACAACGCGGGCGGCGCGCCGTTCGCGGACACGTCGACGGCGTCGCCGCGCTTCCACGAGAAGGTCCTCGGGCTGAACCTCCTGGCGCCGCTGATCGTCTCGCGCGCCGCGAACGCCGTGATGCAGCACCAGGACCGGGGCGGCGCGATCGTCAACATCAGCAGCGTGAGCGCGCTGCGGCCCTCGCCGGGGACCGCGTCCTACGGCGCGGCGAAGGCGGGGCTCGACAACCTGACCAGCACCCTCGCCGTCGAATGGGCGCCGAAGGTGCGGGTCAACGCGCTCGACGTCGGCATGGTGCGCACGGACGACGGGTACGGCGACCCCGCGGCGCTCGGCGCGACCGTGCCGCTCGGCCGGCTCGCCGAACCGGCCGAAGTCGGTGCGTGCGCGGTGTTCCTGGCGTCACCGCTGGCGTCCTACGTCAGCGGCGCGCGGCTCGTGGTGCACGGCGGCGGCGAGCGTCCGGCGTTTCTCGGTGCCATGGAAGACGCGATGGAGGAGAAGGAATGA
- a CDS encoding SDR family oxidoreductase: MKLVEGRVVVVTGAGRGIGRAHALAFAAEGARVVVNDLGAALDGRGGEAGPAQDVVDEIRAAGGESVANTDDVASWDGAASLIRAALDAFGGLDVLVNNAGFLRDRMLVNLAEDEWDAVVRVHLKGHFAPLRHAAEYWRAEAKAGRTRAARVINTSSGAGLLGSVGQGNYSAAKAGILGLTTVAAAEFGRYGVTVNAIAPAARTRMTETTFDMAAPDDGFDAMAPENVSPLVVWLGSLESSSVTGRVFEVDGGRVGLADGWRPGPQRDKGARWAPVELGPVVAELLAESADPEPVYGAG, encoded by the coding sequence ATGAAGCTGGTCGAAGGACGCGTCGTGGTCGTCACCGGCGCCGGGCGCGGGATCGGCCGGGCGCACGCGCTCGCGTTCGCCGCCGAGGGCGCGCGGGTGGTCGTCAACGACCTGGGCGCGGCGCTGGACGGCCGCGGCGGCGAAGCGGGCCCGGCGCAGGACGTGGTCGACGAGATCCGCGCGGCGGGCGGGGAATCGGTGGCGAACACCGACGACGTCGCTTCCTGGGACGGCGCGGCTTCGCTGATCCGGGCGGCTCTGGATGCCTTCGGCGGCCTCGACGTCCTGGTCAACAACGCGGGCTTCCTGCGTGACCGGATGCTGGTCAACCTGGCCGAGGACGAGTGGGACGCGGTCGTCCGCGTGCACCTCAAAGGCCATTTCGCGCCCCTGCGGCACGCGGCGGAGTACTGGCGCGCCGAGGCGAAGGCGGGCCGCACGCGGGCCGCGCGGGTGATCAACACGAGTTCCGGCGCGGGCCTGCTCGGCAGCGTCGGCCAGGGCAACTACTCGGCGGCGAAGGCGGGCATCCTCGGGCTGACCACGGTCGCGGCCGCGGAGTTCGGCCGCTACGGCGTCACGGTCAACGCGATCGCCCCGGCCGCCCGGACCCGGATGACCGAGACGACGTTCGACATGGCCGCCCCCGACGACGGCTTCGACGCGATGGCGCCGGAGAACGTCTCCCCGCTGGTGGTCTGGCTGGGCAGCCTGGAATCTTCGTCGGTGACGGGCCGGGTGTTCGAGGTGGACGGCGGCCGCGTCGGCCTCGCGGACGGCTGGCGCCCCGGCCCGCAACGCGACAAGGGCGCGCGGTGGGCCCCGGTGGAGCTGGGCCCGGTGGTGGCCGAACTCCTGGCGGAGTCGGCGGACCCGGAACCGGTCTACGGCGCCGGATAA
- a CDS encoding RidA family protein: MARQTILSGSTFEEQIGYARAVVDGGRVYVSGTTGFDYSTMTISDDVVEQAAQCLRTIEAALHEAGCTFADVVRVRYVLPSRADFEPCWPVLRKAFAEVRPAATMLEAGLADPRMKIEIEVDAHLPG, from the coding sequence ATGGCGCGTCAAACCATTCTCAGCGGCTCCACCTTCGAGGAACAGATCGGCTACGCCCGCGCGGTCGTCGACGGCGGCCGCGTGTACGTCTCCGGCACCACCGGTTTCGACTACTCGACGATGACGATCTCCGACGACGTCGTCGAGCAGGCCGCCCAGTGCCTCCGCACCATCGAAGCGGCGCTGCACGAGGCCGGCTGCACCTTCGCCGACGTCGTCCGGGTGCGGTACGTGCTGCCGTCGCGGGCGGACTTCGAGCCGTGCTGGCCGGTGCTGCGCAAGGCGTTCGCCGAGGTCCGCCCGGCCGCGACGATGCTGGAGGCCGGCCTGGCCGACCCGCGCATGAAGATCGAGATCGAGGTCGACGCGC